In Pseudanabaena yagii GIHE-NHR1, the following proteins share a genomic window:
- a CDS encoding iron uptake porin, protein MAKVWSQQVQISLVGAIAISAIGMSANASAQSQQLNSVATQDVIGQNVTSVSQLSDVRPTDWAFTALQSLVERYGCIAGYPDRTFRGKQATSRYEFAAGLNACLDKINEIISAGLADKVSKEDLATLRKLQEEFAAELATLRGRVDALDAKVTKLEAQQFSTTTKLDGQVIVTVSASGSGTDNLLTPNGTLSGNSGKANTTVISRVRLNLNTSFTGEDLLLTRLEAGNGGASVSNSLDAANNIFRGFTGFKNSSVFDYSEAGNNFTLGRLRYDFPVGKDARVTLGAVMSLNDHLDHNSFANDESVDFSTRLFINNPLILPVNDGAGAAIAWNINGGAFSVRAGYVAANANSPTSSVAAASPNGRINQGLFGDSYQGTFELEFAPKNGEDEKPFAVRLQYTRASVNNLDYNTGGLNLEWAFNKAIALFGHYGFGNISNRGTAIATALPTYINAGATGDSLSPQTWSTGFAFPDLFKEGAMAAIAVGQPLIESKVGNATQTNVELFYRFPVSSNISITPDLQFIFNPNNNSGNSTITVGTLRTVFTF, encoded by the coding sequence GTGGCTAAGGTTTGGTCTCAACAAGTACAAATATCTCTGGTTGGCGCGATCGCTATTTCCGCGATCGGTATGAGTGCGAATGCGTCTGCTCAATCGCAACAGTTGAACTCAGTCGCAACTCAAGATGTAATCGGGCAAAATGTCACATCGGTCTCTCAACTTAGCGATGTCCGTCCCACCGATTGGGCTTTTACCGCTTTGCAATCCCTAGTTGAACGCTATGGTTGCATCGCAGGATATCCCGATCGCACATTTCGCGGGAAACAAGCGACGAGCCGTTATGAATTTGCCGCAGGTTTGAATGCTTGTTTAGACAAAATCAATGAAATTATTTCCGCAGGTTTAGCCGACAAAGTTAGCAAAGAAGACCTAGCCACATTGCGAAAACTGCAAGAAGAATTTGCCGCAGAGTTAGCAACCTTGCGCGGGCGTGTGGATGCCCTAGATGCTAAAGTTACTAAACTTGAAGCACAGCAATTCTCCACTACGACTAAACTTGATGGTCAGGTAATTGTGACAGTTTCGGCAAGTGGTTCGGGAACAGATAATCTGTTAACTCCAAATGGAACTCTCTCAGGCAATTCAGGCAAAGCGAATACAACTGTAATTAGTCGTGTACGCCTGAATTTGAATACCAGTTTTACGGGTGAAGATCTTTTGCTAACGCGATTGGAAGCAGGTAATGGCGGCGCTAGCGTCAGCAATTCTCTGGATGCCGCAAATAATATCTTTCGCGGTTTTACAGGATTTAAAAATAGTTCTGTTTTTGACTATAGCGAAGCAGGTAATAACTTTACTTTGGGGCGGTTGCGATATGATTTCCCCGTTGGCAAAGATGCGAGAGTCACCCTTGGTGCGGTGATGTCTTTAAATGACCACCTCGATCATAATAGTTTTGCCAATGACGAATCTGTGGACTTTTCCACCCGTTTATTCATCAATAATCCGCTAATTTTGCCTGTGAATGATGGAGCTGGAGCCGCGATCGCATGGAATATAAACGGTGGTGCTTTTAGCGTCAGGGCAGGATATGTGGCAGCAAATGCTAATAGTCCAACCAGTAGCGTTGCGGCGGCTTCACCGAATGGCAGAATTAACCAAGGATTGTTTGGAGATTCCTACCAAGGTACGTTTGAGTTAGAGTTTGCGCCAAAAAATGGCGAGGATGAAAAGCCTTTTGCGGTACGTTTGCAATATACCCGTGCATCGGTCAATAATCTTGATTACAACACTGGTGGCTTGAACCTAGAGTGGGCATTTAATAAAGCGATCGCTCTTTTTGGTCATTATGGATTTGGCAATATCAGCAATCGTGGTACAGCGATCGCCACAGCACTGCCGACATATATCAATGCTGGGGCAACGGGTGATTCGCTCAGTCCGCAAACATGGTCGACTGGGTTTGCTTTTCCTGATTTGTTTAAAGAAGGAGCAATGGCAGCGATCGCTGTGGGGCAGCCTCTAATCGAGAGTAAAGTTGGTAATGCCACGCAGACCAATGTAGAGTTGTTCTATCGCTTCCCAGTTTCCAGCAATATCAGCATCACCCCTGATTTGCAGTTCATCTTCAATCCCAATAACAACAGTGGCAATAGCACCATTACTGTCGGTACATTGAGAACGGTATTTACATTCTAA
- a CDS encoding methyl-accepting chemotaxis protein encodes MLLKDKPEIPPSEDVAPTSEKRSVTKISVANAAVAVSPSKSKVPVWKLPLQVWNNVGVRWKLSLVLLLTAGIPVWLVTQTLVKSSEEASLKELRTTVKEKGSFFVSEYVMWTNSETKRDAEAIAKSVEDAKLDLSDAADLSAKRSLLQPLLQVSSDGIDPESIKNVKLITDSTGRSIEGNVIILDEDFTKYPQLAAVNKDKEELVPQKYKQQVALPSSNLANLPIVKNAIATGNPMYGIELVKTSDLQALGLEKQANIGIRPQITQGLKESKQPAPLGTYDTEQGKSGLVSMAVYPIKVKGRVVGTAVVGALLNRNYGIVDKFSKRYNMPTATIFAQDWRVSTNVPYTDPNTKNPDKTRAIGTRAAREVSDVVLQKGEQYVGETNITGVNYLTFYAPLYDHRKLLDPNAKPVGIAYVGRPLSEIQELLSNLSNAGYAIATISIVIAGALGVMIASSFASPLSRLSGFTQKIGRGEIGERLADSDRRDEIGTLSKELNKMAEQLEILIIEKQQEAERIAEARQEVAKTEAELRIQEQRQAKEALQQRALELLIEVDPISRGDLTIRAKVTEDEIGTIADSYNSTIRNLRKLVLEVQQASQALSQTISHNEQTVESVSSGANQQVQAITQTLQRIHDLTESIEGVEAFAAQAKEQVDYTSQVLVAGDAAMNSTVEGITAIRDTVSETAEKVKLLGEASQKISKVIKLISGFAAQTNMLALNASIEAARAGEEGQGFGVVANEVRALAQRSAKATTEIRQLIEEIQAQSNDLIKAMEIGTTQVNNGSQLVEESRQKLADISASSQRVNQLVQEIARSASIQVKTSEEVSHTIQDVALIAATNSTQSESMHDAFRELLKVAQELQVSVSQFKVS; translated from the coding sequence ATGTTACTAAAAGATAAACCAGAGATACCACCTTCTGAAGATGTAGCGCCGACTTCAGAGAAAAGATCAGTCACCAAAATATCTGTAGCCAACGCAGCAGTTGCAGTTTCTCCATCCAAATCTAAGGTTCCCGTTTGGAAGTTACCTCTGCAAGTTTGGAATAATGTCGGTGTCCGATGGAAACTCTCTCTTGTACTCTTATTAACCGCAGGCATCCCTGTATGGTTAGTTACCCAGACCTTAGTTAAATCATCTGAAGAAGCATCACTCAAGGAATTACGCACGACAGTAAAGGAAAAAGGTTCTTTCTTCGTTTCGGAATATGTCATGTGGACAAATTCTGAAACGAAGCGTGATGCGGAGGCGATCGCTAAATCCGTTGAAGATGCCAAACTAGATTTGAGTGATGCCGCCGATCTGAGTGCAAAGCGATCTCTCCTACAGCCCCTATTGCAAGTTAGTAGCGATGGGATTGATCCTGAATCTATTAAAAATGTGAAATTGATCACCGATAGTACAGGGCGCAGTATTGAAGGTAATGTGATCATTTTGGATGAGGACTTTACCAAATATCCCCAACTTGCTGCTGTTAATAAGGATAAAGAGGAACTCGTACCACAGAAATATAAACAGCAGGTTGCCCTACCGAGCAGTAATTTGGCAAACTTGCCGATTGTGAAAAATGCGATCGCTACGGGCAATCCCATGTATGGCATTGAGCTAGTGAAAACCTCAGACTTACAGGCTTTAGGTCTAGAAAAACAAGCAAATATTGGCATCCGTCCACAAATCACCCAAGGCTTAAAAGAATCCAAGCAACCAGCACCCTTAGGAACCTATGACACTGAACAAGGCAAATCAGGACTGGTGAGTATGGCGGTTTATCCGATCAAGGTCAAAGGTCGGGTTGTGGGCACGGCAGTTGTCGGAGCTTTGTTAAATCGTAACTACGGCATCGTTGACAAATTTTCTAAACGCTACAACATGCCGACAGCAACGATCTTTGCCCAAGATTGGCGAGTGAGCACCAACGTGCCCTATACCGATCCTAATACCAAAAATCCTGATAAAACTAGAGCGATCGGTACTCGTGCCGCCCGTGAAGTGTCGGATGTTGTGCTTCAGAAAGGAGAGCAATATGTGGGTGAGACAAACATTACAGGTGTTAACTACTTAACATTTTATGCCCCACTCTATGACCACCGTAAATTGCTTGATCCCAATGCTAAGCCCGTTGGTATTGCCTATGTTGGTCGTCCCCTCTCAGAAATCCAAGAATTACTATCTAACTTGTCTAATGCTGGCTATGCGATCGCGACAATTTCGATTGTCATAGCAGGTGCTCTCGGAGTCATGATTGCCAGTTCCTTTGCTAGTCCCTTAAGTCGTTTGTCAGGCTTTACCCAAAAGATTGGTCGTGGTGAAATTGGCGAACGTCTAGCCGATAGCGATCGCCGCGATGAAATTGGCACTTTGTCCAAAGAGCTAAATAAAATGGCGGAACAGTTAGAAATTCTCATTATTGAGAAACAGCAGGAAGCAGAACGCATTGCCGAAGCCAGACAGGAAGTTGCCAAAACCGAAGCGGAATTGCGGATTCAAGAACAGCGTCAAGCTAAGGAAGCCCTGCAACAACGAGCACTCGAATTGCTCATCGAAGTTGATCCGATCAGTCGTGGTGACTTAACAATTCGTGCCAAGGTAACTGAAGATGAAATCGGCACGATCGCTGACTCCTATAACTCTACGATTAGAAACCTGCGAAAACTGGTATTAGAAGTACAACAAGCTTCTCAAGCTTTATCACAAACAATCTCCCATAACGAGCAAACTGTGGAAAGTGTATCGAGTGGAGCCAATCAACAGGTACAAGCAATTACCCAAACCTTACAACGTATCCATGACCTCACAGAATCGATTGAAGGGGTAGAAGCCTTTGCTGCTCAGGCGAAAGAGCAAGTGGACTATACCAGTCAAGTCCTAGTTGCAGGTGATGCAGCGATGAATAGTACCGTTGAAGGGATTACGGCAATTCGCGATACGGTTTCGGAAACCGCCGAAAAGGTAAAACTATTAGGAGAAGCTTCCCAAAAGATTTCTAAGGTAATCAAACTAATTAGCGGTTTTGCGGCTCAGACAAATATGTTAGCGTTGAATGCCTCCATTGAAGCGGCCCGTGCTGGTGAAGAAGGTCAGGGCTTTGGGGTAGTTGCAAACGAGGTACGCGCCTTAGCTCAGCGCTCCGCCAAGGCAACCACAGAAATCCGTCAGTTAATCGAAGAAATTCAAGCCCAATCCAATGACCTGATTAAAGCGATGGAGATTGGGACAACACAGGTAAATAATGGATCTCAGTTAGTCGAGGAATCTCGCCAAAAACTTGCTGATATCTCTGCTTCTAGTCAGAGAGTCAATCAACTGGTTCAAGAAATTGCGCGATCGGCTTCTATTCAGGTTAAAACTTCAGAAGAGGTTAGCCATACCATTCAGGATGTTGCTTTAATTGCTGCAACTAACTCTACCCAATCTGAGAGTATGCATGATGCTTTCAGAGAACTACTGAAGGTTGCCCAAGAGTTACAAGTCAGCGTATCTCAGTTTAAAGTTAGCTAG
- a CDS encoding chemotaxis protein CheW, producing MLSSQKKQETLKFLIFTMGNLNLAMGIDSVIRIIPLPTIHRSGNKLLGITTYEDQEVLVIDLYKRIYGQESSIDNGFLVIFAGIRSLYGITIASLPNVQDVPVNNLQPVPLEYRARDTLGIASHMMQVPLKKSEELQMVFLLDAELLLKMAEP from the coding sequence ATGCTCAGCAGTCAGAAAAAGCAAGAAACGCTCAAATTTCTCATTTTCACAATGGGAAATCTCAATTTAGCGATGGGAATCGATAGTGTGATTCGGATTATTCCCCTACCCACAATTCATCGCAGTGGTAATAAGTTATTGGGAATAACAACCTATGAGGATCAGGAAGTTTTAGTAATTGATCTGTATAAGCGAATCTATGGTCAAGAATCAAGTATTGATAATGGATTTTTAGTCATTTTTGCAGGAATCCGTAGTCTCTATGGGATCACGATCGCTTCTTTGCCAAATGTGCAGGATGTGCCTGTCAATAATTTGCAGCCTGTCCCTCTTGAATATCGCGCTCGTGACACGTTAGGGATTGCTAGTCATATGATGCAAGTTCCTCTCAAAAAATCGGAAGAATTGCAAATGGTATTTTTATTAGATGCTGAGCTATTACTCAAAATGGCAGAACCCTAA
- a CDS encoding hybrid sensor histidine kinase/response regulator, translating to MYSTETEIQDQAYQFFKQEAPEFLQIIETGLLSLREDRSTSNIHSVMRAAHSIKGGAASLNLEGIKTIAHQLEDVFRSLYRFEGEIDADLESLLLQAYDCLRLPLMDQLQSGHYESTSALEAAEPVFDVLKLYLGDTDEDAELPTAAELGVDIVQIVFDGDVQQGILRLQNVLANPDGVPVTGEIRAQVEVFSGIGELLNLSGFKAIAHTTLQALDHNPDNPILVGNVAVANFVAARAEVLAGDRHQGGKPSPELIALTGKQPPDQLSQVKQSPNPQSSLETTTQNLVNEEALHLEFEEHDNWFEALEQEIDSKNYLSHLDLPDSSVNLLELEQIDLSEINSPPPQQSNLEFEDFEDFGRNPSNLELFAEIPDSEIDNGFGEASFDMSLDQNFEIFSANLDEVHDEAEANIFHDLNNDLDSAFEFIEFDSNNILLDDIPQILSQEDLEEPEAWLESTPPDKPEISINTATPKLELSSQSLSSISSSLIDLEKAALPFRAVVKPSTKPIPKKTTKTSETTTPYISETVRVDLSRLERLNNFSGELVTQENASILHNQQMQAKIERLQKQFKGFENLSKNLQTWLDKAQRSQVRNQAFSAFSPTSSINLFDTNSLATNLSTSINLLADFDPLQMDSYNRLYSVIQEALEEIAQMDEGMRDMSILMQQTQQTQRRKQQILKQVRYDLLWSRMLPLGDILSSLPRMVREMSNKYNKQVNLKLFGTGTLVDKSVLEKLYDPFVHLVRNAFDHGTESTQERVNLGKPVIASIEIRAYYRGNQTYIEIKDDGQGINLEKVKTKAIAVGLLPPDKADQVTNEEIYQFLFEPSFSTAEAVSELSGRGMGLSTVQEQVRSLKGSIEIKSEIGQGTTFIIKLPLTLSIAKLLIFSVQERLFSIAIDTLLGIITVDADAIQIIQGKEFFRFENRLIPLYPTSIFADGYPLPKKSIEVLSTESFIEEDQTTLLLLSDGSEIVAIPIDRVLNEQELVIKPFGKAIAPPPYLYGCTILGDGTLVPVIDSASLIAIKFSTSPSSPATLEPDSSLPTNNLKPQPIQRKTVLIVDDSLTTRQSLYLTLEKFGFQVIQAGDGREAIDQLCRSKEIQVVLCDVEMPNMNGFEFLTACRKDSRFANLPIVMLTSRGGAKHRGVAQMLGASGYLTKPYLEQELIKTIQDLLPKQS from the coding sequence ATGTACAGTACCGAAACAGAAATTCAAGATCAGGCGTATCAATTTTTTAAGCAAGAAGCACCTGAATTTTTGCAGATAATTGAAACTGGTTTGCTCTCCCTCCGCGAAGATCGTAGCACGTCAAATATCCACTCCGTGATGCGGGCGGCTCACTCCATTAAGGGAGGAGCAGCTAGTCTGAATTTGGAAGGCATCAAAACGATCGCCCATCAATTAGAGGATGTTTTTCGTTCGCTCTATCGCTTTGAAGGGGAAATTGATGCTGACTTAGAGAGCTTGCTACTCCAAGCCTATGACTGCTTGCGATTGCCTTTAATGGATCAACTGCAATCGGGACATTATGAATCGACTTCGGCATTAGAAGCTGCGGAGCCTGTATTTGATGTCTTAAAGCTCTATTTGGGTGATACGGATGAGGATGCCGAACTACCAACGGCAGCCGAGCTAGGCGTAGATATAGTCCAAATTGTCTTTGATGGCGATGTCCAGCAAGGAATCTTACGCTTGCAAAATGTACTGGCGAATCCAGATGGTGTGCCTGTTACGGGGGAAATTAGAGCACAGGTTGAGGTGTTTAGCGGCATTGGTGAGCTGTTAAATCTATCAGGATTTAAAGCGATCGCCCATACAACTTTGCAAGCCCTTGATCATAATCCCGATAATCCAATTTTGGTAGGCAATGTGGCGGTAGCCAATTTTGTGGCGGCACGAGCAGAAGTATTAGCAGGCGATCGCCATCAAGGAGGCAAGCCAAGTCCAGAGCTAATTGCCCTTACAGGTAAACAACCTCCAGATCAACTAAGTCAAGTTAAGCAATCTCCCAACCCTCAATCTAGTCTAGAGACCACTACTCAAAATCTTGTAAACGAAGAAGCATTGCACCTAGAGTTTGAAGAACATGACAATTGGTTTGAAGCTTTAGAACAGGAAATAGATAGCAAAAATTATCTTTCTCATTTAGATTTGCCAGATAGTAGTGTCAATTTGCTAGAGCTAGAGCAAATTGATTTATCAGAGATAAATTCCCCACCCCCCCAACAATCTAATTTAGAATTTGAAGATTTTGAAGACTTTGGGCGTAATCCAAGTAATTTAGAGTTATTTGCGGAAATACCAGACTCTGAAATCGATAATGGTTTTGGTGAGGCAAGTTTTGATATGAGCCTTGATCAGAATTTTGAGATTTTTTCTGCAAATCTAGATGAGGTTCATGATGAAGCTGAAGCAAATATCTTTCATGACTTAAACAATGATCTAGATTCCGCCTTTGAATTTATAGAATTTGACTCTAATAACATTTTACTGGATGATATTCCGCAGATTCTATCTCAAGAGGATTTAGAAGAACCCGAAGCATGGTTAGAATCTACACCTCCCGACAAGCCTGAAATCTCTATAAATACAGCTACTCCAAAACTGGAGTTAAGTTCTCAAAGCCTTTCATCCATATCGAGTTCTCTAATTGATCTGGAGAAGGCAGCATTGCCTTTCAGGGCAGTTGTCAAGCCTAGTACCAAGCCTATTCCTAAAAAAACTACTAAAACCTCAGAAACAACAACTCCTTATATCTCGGAAACGGTCAGGGTTGATCTATCAAGATTAGAAAGATTAAATAACTTTTCGGGTGAATTAGTAACCCAAGAGAATGCTTCAATTTTGCATAATCAGCAGATGCAAGCCAAAATTGAACGCCTACAAAAGCAGTTTAAGGGATTTGAGAACCTATCAAAAAACCTGCAAACTTGGCTCGATAAAGCTCAGCGATCGCAGGTAAGGAATCAAGCATTTAGCGCTTTTAGTCCTACTTCCTCAATCAATTTATTTGATACGAACTCTCTAGCCACTAACTTATCTACTTCTATCAATTTACTGGCTGATTTCGATCCATTACAAATGGATTCCTATAATCGCCTATATAGCGTCATTCAGGAAGCCCTCGAAGAAATTGCCCAAATGGATGAGGGGATGCGTGACATGTCAATTTTAATGCAGCAAACCCAGCAAACCCAACGCCGCAAACAGCAAATCCTCAAACAAGTAAGGTATGACCTGCTGTGGTCACGGATGTTGCCACTAGGCGATATTCTCAGTAGCTTGCCACGCATGGTACGGGAAATGTCCAACAAATATAACAAGCAGGTCAACCTGAAGCTATTTGGAACAGGGACATTAGTTGACAAATCCGTACTCGAAAAACTCTACGATCCCTTTGTCCACTTAGTTCGTAACGCCTTCGATCATGGTACAGAATCTACCCAAGAACGAGTCAATCTCGGAAAACCTGTAATTGCCTCCATTGAAATTCGTGCTTACTATCGTGGAAACCAAACCTATATCGAAATTAAGGATGATGGTCAGGGCATTAATCTGGAGAAAGTCAAGACAAAAGCGATCGCCGTTGGATTACTTCCCCCTGACAAAGCCGATCAAGTAACTAATGAGGAAATCTACCAATTTCTCTTTGAGCCAAGTTTCTCCACCGCCGAAGCTGTATCTGAACTATCAGGTAGAGGCATGGGGCTATCAACTGTCCAAGAGCAAGTCCGCAGTCTTAAAGGTTCCATTGAGATTAAATCAGAAATTGGGCAAGGCACGACCTTTATCATTAAGTTGCCGCTCACTCTGAGTATTGCCAAACTCCTGATTTTTAGTGTGCAGGAGCGGTTATTCTCGATCGCTATTGACACACTCTTGGGGATTATTACTGTCGATGCTGATGCCATTCAAATTATTCAAGGCAAAGAATTTTTCCGTTTTGAAAATCGACTCATTCCTCTATATCCCACCTCAATCTTTGCAGATGGTTATCCTTTACCGAAAAAATCCATTGAAGTACTGAGTACTGAGTCATTTATAGAGGAGGATCAAACCACTCTATTACTGTTGAGCGATGGTAGTGAAATAGTAGCTATACCAATTGATCGCGTACTCAATGAGCAGGAATTAGTAATTAAACCCTTTGGTAAAGCGATCGCTCCACCACCATATCTTTATGGCTGTACGATCTTGGGTGATGGCACACTCGTACCCGTAATCGACAGTGCATCCTTAATCGCTATCAAATTTTCAACATCACCATCAAGCCCAGCCACCTTGGAGCCTGATTCGTCATTACCAACTAACAATCTCAAACCCCAGCCGATCCAAAGGAAAACAGTCTTAATTGTTGATGATTCGCTGACTACTCGCCAATCTCTATATTTAACCCTAGAAAAGTTTGGCTTTCAGGTTATTCAGGCAGGGGATGGACGAGAAGCGATCGATCAACTCTGCCGCTCCAAGGAAATCCAAGTGGTATTGTGTGATGTGGAAATGCCGAATATGAATGGCTTTGAATTTTTAACTGCTTGCCGCAAAGACAGCCGTTTTGCCAATCTCCCCATTGTCATGCTCACTTCACGAGGTGGCGCAAAACACCGTGGGGTTGCCCAAATGCTCGGAGCATCAGGCTATTTGACTAAACCCTATTTAGAGCAGGAACTCATTAAAACCATTCAAGATCTTTTGCCCAAGCAGTCATAA
- a CDS encoding metallophosphoesterase family protein — MRLIHTSDWHLGRKLKGVDRTPEIALALDEILKYAKEYEVDAVLVSGDIFDVPNPTTEAERVAYDFFYKLNQLSIPSVAIAGNHDSANRIDSLAHLLSLAGVRALGRPRIAEEGGVVNLETASGKLCIGAMPFASERKLLAAEDVWNKDALEQRNDYKTTVTYVLQNLANAFKPDAVNVMLAHMTVDGAKFTGSEAAFYSGAVYSLSGQSIPSECQYVGLGHIHRPQQIPNAAPTYYAGSLIQVDFGEVGEEKGFNLIEVETGRPAKVQFQPLTCHKPLKRVECHLDQLDEHLEAHRDYAGYLKFAVAVDTPPIGLADRVRKVCPQAVIVEPKLIVNESAQVPEMKDYDRFDPIAEFQKFYSDREKNLSPEVITAFKELYMEFSEIPA; from the coding sequence ATGCGTTTAATACATACTTCAGATTGGCATTTGGGAAGAAAGTTAAAAGGAGTTGATCGCACGCCTGAAATTGCCTTAGCCCTAGACGAAATCCTCAAATATGCAAAAGAATATGAGGTAGATGCCGTTTTAGTGTCAGGCGATATTTTCGATGTGCCAAATCCCACCACTGAAGCTGAGCGGGTTGCCTATGATTTTTTCTATAAGCTCAATCAGTTAAGCATTCCTTCCGTAGCGATCGCAGGAAATCATGACTCAGCGAATCGCATTGATAGTCTTGCCCATTTACTATCCCTCGCAGGCGTGAGAGCATTAGGTCGTCCTAGAATTGCCGAAGAAGGTGGTGTGGTCAATCTGGAAACGGCAAGTGGTAAACTTTGCATCGGTGCGATGCCCTTCGCCTCGGAACGGAAATTATTAGCTGCTGAGGATGTTTGGAATAAGGATGCTTTGGAACAGCGAAATGATTATAAAACTACGGTTACCTATGTTCTCCAGAATCTTGCTAATGCCTTTAAACCCGATGCGGTGAATGTGATGCTGGCGCATATGACCGTTGATGGCGCGAAGTTTACGGGTTCTGAGGCAGCTTTTTATAGTGGTGCTGTGTATAGTCTTTCGGGACAATCGATTCCTTCGGAATGTCAGTATGTGGGATTAGGGCATATCCATCGACCACAGCAAATTCCCAATGCTGCGCCAACCTATTATGCTGGTTCGCTAATTCAAGTGGATTTTGGGGAAGTAGGCGAAGAGAAAGGATTTAATTTAATTGAAGTGGAAACTGGGCGACCTGCAAAAGTGCAATTTCAGCCGCTTACTTGCCATAAACCCCTCAAGCGCGTCGAATGCCACCTAGATCAACTAGATGAACATCTAGAAGCCCATCGTGATTATGCAGGCTATTTGAAATTTGCGGTCGCTGTGGATACACCTCCCATCGGACTCGCGGATCGGGTACGAAAAGTTTGTCCGCAAGCGGTAATAGTCGAGCCGAAGTTAATCGTAAATGAATCGGCACAGGTTCCTGAAATGAAGGATTACGATCGCTTTGATCCGATCGCTGAGTTTCAAAAGTTTTATAGTGATCGGGAAAAAAACTTATCACCTGAAGTAATTACCGCCTTTAAAGAGTTGTATATGGAATTTAGCGAAATACCTGCTTAA